CGGCCAGTGCGGCGGCGGCCACGGCGAGCGGTCGCCGGGGCGACAGCTGGGGACGGATCACGCGTACTCCCGGGGTGAAGAAGCGTCAGGGTGCGGCGGGTGGGGTGGCGGCGGCTGGTCGCGGTCGCCTGCGGCGTGTCCCGCGACGGCGCCCTCCCCGGCGCCGCGCGGCCGGCGCAGCGTCGCCGGCACCCGGCCGACCCTAGTGGGATCGCCGTCCGCGTCACAGCGCTCAGGAAGGGCTAAGAATGATGTTATGAATCTGAGATCATTGATGTACCGATCGTGATCATCACGCCACTCGGCCGGCACGCACCGTCTCGCCCGACCCGCCCCGGCCGTCGCGTAGCGTCATCGGTATGAGCAGGGGGAGACCGTGACCCGGATCGTGGCCGGCACGCTCGGCGGGCGGCGGATCGCCGCGCCACCCGGCGCCGGCACCCGACCCACCTCCGACCGGGTGCGGGAGGCGTTGTTCAGCGCGGTGCAGGCCGAGGTCGACCTCGTCGGCGCGCGCGTCGCCGACCTGTACGCCGGCTCCGGCGCCGTCGGCCTGGAGGCGCTCTCCCGGGGCGCCGGCCACGTGCTGCTGGTCGAGTCCGATCCGCGCGCCGCCCGGGTGATCCGGGAGAACGTGGCCACGCTGCGGGCCGCGCCGGCCGCCCGGCTGGTCACCGGCAAGGTGGCCGGGGTGCTCGCGGCCGGCCCCGGCGGCGAGCCGTACGACGTGGTCTTCGCCGACCCGCCGTACGCGCTGCCCGACGCCGAGGTCACCGCGATGCTGGCCGCGCTGGTCGCGCACGACTGGCTGGCCCCGGACGCCCTGGTGGTGGTGGAGCGGTCCAGCCGCACCGGACCGGTCACCTGGGTGGAAGGCGTCACCGGCGAGCGCAGTCGCCGCTACGGCGAGACCACCCTTTGGTACGGTCGCCGATCATGAGACGTGCGGTGTGTCCCGGCTCGTTCGACCCGGTCACCAACGGACACCTCGACATCATCGGACGGGCCAGCCGGCTCTTCGACGAGGTGATCGTCGGCGTGCTGGTCAACCAGTCGAAGAGCGGCCTGTTCACCGTCGAGGAGCGGATCGACATGCTCCGCGAGGTGACCTCCTCGTACGACAACGTCCGGGTCGAGTCCTTCCGTGGCCTGCTGGTCGACTTCTGCCGGGCGCAGGAGGCGAGCGTGCTGATCAAGGGCCTGCGGGCGGTCAGCGACTTCGACTACGAGCTGCAGATGGCGCAGATGAACATCGGCCTGGCCGGGGTCGAGACGCTCTTCATGCCCACCAACCCGCTCTACTCCTTCCTCTCCTCCAGCCTGATCAAGGACGTGGCGAAGTGGGGTGGGGACATCTCCGCGCACGTGCCGGACCGGGTCCGCGAGGCGCTCCAGGCGCGCATCGGCCCGGCGTCGCGCGGCTGAGCCGTACCCGTCGGCCCCGGGTCGCCGCCACGCGACGCGCCGGGGCGGAAGGGGCGAGGTTCGCCCGCACACGACATCATGTGTGGAGCGGGAGACCGGCCGGAGCCCGCATCATGTAGGTCGGCCGACGGACGACAGGAGTGAGGTACCGGTGGACCCGCTCGATCGCATCGACGAACTGATCGCCATGGTGGAGCAGGCCCGCTCCGTACCGATGTCGCGCAACAACTGCATGGTCGACCGGGGCGAGATGATCGCGGCCCTGGACGAGTTGCGCGCCGAGCTCCCCGCCGACCTGCGCCGGGCCGCCGCCCTCCTGGAGGAGCGCGACAAGATCATGGAGGCCGGCAAGCGGGAGGCCGACCGGATCATCAGCGAGGGTGAGGCGGAACACGCCCGGCTGGTCTCGGTGAACGAGATCACGGTCTCCGCCGAGCACGAGGGCGCCCGGATCATCGCCGAGGCCCGGGCCGAGGCGCAGCGGCTGCGCGACGAGGTCGACGACTACGTAGACACCGCGCTGGCCAACTTCGAGCAGTTCCTGACCCGGGCGTTGGCCTCGATAGAGCGTGGCCGGGACAAGATGCACGCGCTGCGTGAGATCGGCACCTTCGCCGGGGACGAGGCGGAGCGCCCGCTACCCTTCTGAGCGGCACCTCACCAGCCGACATGAGCCGAGGGCGTCCGCCCCCGGTTCGACGGT
This genomic interval from Micromonospora coxensis contains the following:
- the rsmD gene encoding 16S rRNA (guanine(966)-N(2))-methyltransferase RsmD codes for the protein MTRIVAGTLGGRRIAAPPGAGTRPTSDRVREALFSAVQAEVDLVGARVADLYAGSGAVGLEALSRGAGHVLLVESDPRAARVIRENVATLRAAPAARLVTGKVAGVLAAGPGGEPYDVVFADPPYALPDAEVTAMLAALVAHDWLAPDALVVVERSSRTGPVTWVEGVTGERSRRYGETTLWYGRRS
- a CDS encoding SPFH domain-containing protein yields the protein MDPLDRIDELIAMVEQARSVPMSRNNCMVDRGEMIAALDELRAELPADLRRAAALLEERDKIMEAGKREADRIISEGEAEHARLVSVNEITVSAEHEGARIIAEARAEAQRLRDEVDDYVDTALANFEQFLTRALASIERGRDKMHALREIGTFAGDEAERPLPF
- the coaD gene encoding pantetheine-phosphate adenylyltransferase, giving the protein MRRAVCPGSFDPVTNGHLDIIGRASRLFDEVIVGVLVNQSKSGLFTVEERIDMLREVTSSYDNVRVESFRGLLVDFCRAQEASVLIKGLRAVSDFDYELQMAQMNIGLAGVETLFMPTNPLYSFLSSSLIKDVAKWGGDISAHVPDRVREALQARIGPASRG